One Chitinophagales bacterium genomic window carries:
- the nuoI gene encoding NADH-quinone oxidoreductase subunit I, whose amino-acid sequence MLQPLTNRAKKVVKKEMTLAEKIYLPAVLGGMKITLSHFFRKKRTYQYPEEKRPFSPVFRGMHVLKRDEEGRERCTSCGLCALACPAEAITMTSGERQPGEEHLYREEKYAKTYEINMLRCIFCGLCEEACPKQAIFLTDRITPSAYSRKDLIYDKSILLEPLDKDKRISVEKRMASYQVNTELGK is encoded by the coding sequence ATGCTGCAACCGCTGACCAATCGCGCAAAGAAGGTAGTAAAGAAAGAGATGACGCTGGCTGAAAAAATTTACCTGCCGGCAGTGCTGGGAGGCATGAAAATCACCCTCAGCCACTTCTTCAGAAAAAAACGTACTTACCAGTATCCGGAAGAAAAACGCCCCTTTAGTCCTGTTTTTCGTGGCATGCACGTGCTGAAGCGTGATGAAGAAGGACGCGAGCGTTGCACCTCCTGCGGATTGTGTGCGCTGGCCTGCCCTGCTGAGGCTATCACAATGACTTCAGGCGAACGTCAGCCAGGCGAAGAGCATCTCTACCGCGAAGAGAAGTACGCAAAAACCTATGAGATCAACATGCTGCGTTGTATTTTTTGCGGCTTATGTGAAGAAGCCTGTCCCAAGCAGGCTATTTTCCTGACCGACCGTATCACTCCTTCGGCCTACAGCCGCAAGGATCTCATTTATGATAAAAGTATATTGCTGGAACCCCTGGATAAGGATAAGCGGATATCTGTAGAGAAACGTATGGCTTCCTATCAGGTAAATACAGAGTTGGGTAAATGA
- the nuoJ-1 gene encoding NADH dehydrogenase subunit J encodes MSLNQIAFVIISVLALFGAIMVVASRRPVYSVLFLILTFFCIAAHFIVLNAEFLAVVQVIVYAGAVMVLFLFVVMLLNLNKESEPRISATLKVAAALSGGLLFLSTVAGVVKGGGFAEVAEAAYPFTQIGYVDYLGKALFNEFLIPFEIVSVLFLSAMVGAVVLGRKD; translated from the coding sequence ATGAGTCTTAATCAGATAGCCTTTGTGATCATTTCTGTGCTGGCCCTCTTTGGGGCAATCATGGTGGTAGCCTCCAGACGCCCGGTTTATTCCGTCCTCTTTCTCATTCTGACCTTCTTTTGCATTGCAGCACATTTTATCGTCCTCAATGCAGAGTTTCTGGCCGTTGTGCAGGTAATTGTTTATGCCGGTGCCGTTATGGTGTTGTTTCTCTTCGTGGTGATGCTGCTCAACCTGAATAAAGAATCAGAACCCCGCATCTCTGCAACATTAAAGGTTGCAGCAGCCCTCAGCGGAGGGTTGCTGTTTCTGTCAACAGTAGCCGGTGTGGTTAAAGGAGGAGGATTTGCTGAAGTAGCGGAAGCAGCCTATCCTTTTACTCAGATTGGATATGTGGACTATCTGGGTAAAGCCTTGTTTAATGAATTTTTAATACCCTTTGAAATAGTTTCCGTGCTGTTTCTGTCTGCCATGGTTGGAGCTGTAGTTTTAGGAAGAAAGGACTAA
- the nuoK gene encoding NADH-quinone oxidoreductase subunit K — protein sequence MTESLSTLKTIPLDWYIYLSLALFAIGVTGVLIKRNAIILLMCIEIMLNAVNLLLVAFSAYSGDVAGQLFVFFVMVVAAAEVAVGLAIIVMVYRNLHSVNINLLDQLKW from the coding sequence ATGACCGAATCGCTAAGTACTCTGAAAACCATTCCTCTTGACTGGTATATCTACCTGAGCCTGGCCTTATTTGCCATTGGTGTTACGGGAGTATTGATAAAACGTAATGCCATTATTTTATTGATGTGTATTGAGATTATGCTCAATGCGGTGAATCTCCTGCTCGTAGCTTTTTCCGCTTATAGCGGAGATGTTGCCGGCCAGTTGTTTGTGTTTTTTGTTATGGTGGTTGCAGCCGCTGAGGTTGCAGTGGGTCTGGCCATTATTGTCATGGTGTATAGAAATCTGCATTCAGTGAACATTAACCTACTTGATCAACTGAAATGGTGA
- a CDS encoding hypothetical protein (possible pseudo, frameshifted) — translation MVNLIWLVPLLPLIGFLINGLLRNKLSKTVAGVIGSATVLGSFLVSASIFSEHLHHPHNSVIVPLIDWITVGDFSAPFAFQVDSLSIMMMLIVTGIGFLIHVYSMGYMHEDDGHNRFFAYLNLFIFFMLLLVTANNYLLLFVGWEGVGLCSYLLIGFWYKNHDYNDAAKKAFIVNRIGDLGFLLGMLLIFKTFGSLNFHDVFDAVIERFNSGEFRIGQPVLVTIGILLFIGAMGKSAQIPLYTWLPDAMAGPTPVSALIHAATMVTAGIYLVVRSNVIYTLAPAALHLVLAIGVATALFAATIGLFQNDIKKVLAYSTVSQLGYMFAALGVGAFTAGMFHLMTHAFFKALLFLGAGSVIHALHHEQDIRNMGGLRKYMPVTFITFLIATLAISGIPPLSGFFSKDEILAHVFMHNKVAWAFLFAGSLLTAFYMFRLVLPHIYRNVPGNTGTRTPFT, via the coding sequence ATGGTGAACCTAATCTGGCTGGTACCGCTATTGCCGCTCATTGGCTTTCTGATAAACGGGCTGCTACGCAACAAGCTTTCCAAAACGGTTGCCGGAGTTATTGGCAGCGCCACTGTGCTGGGCAGTTTTCTCGTCAGTGCATCCATTTTTTCAGAGCATCTGCACCATCCCCACAACTCGGTGATTGTGCCGCTGATAGACTGGATTACCGTAGGAGATTTTTCGGCCCCCTTTGCTTTCCAGGTGGATTCGCTTTCCATCATGATGATGCTGATTGTGACCGGTATTGGTTTCCTTATCCATGTATACAGCATGGGATACATGCACGAAGATGATGGGCATAATCGCTTTTTCGCCTATTTGAATCTGTTTATATTCTTTATGCTGCTGCTGGTAACGGCAAATAACTATCTGTTGCTTTTTGTCGGATGGGAAGGGGTGGGGCTGTGTTCTTATCTGCTGATTGGATTCTGGTACAAAAATCATGACTATAACGATGCGGCAAAGAAAGCTTTTATCGTCAATCGTATAGGAGATCTGGGTTTTCTGCTCGGGATGTTGCTGATTTTTAAAACATTTGGCTCTCTGAATTTTCATGATGTTTTTGATGCAGTCATAGAAAGGTTTAACAGCGGGGAGTTTAGGATAGGGCAACCCGTACTGGTGACCATTGGTATTTTACTGTTCATCGGAGCCATGGGAAAAAGTGCTCAGATACCGCTTTACACCTGGCTGCCTGATGCTATGGCGGGTCCCACACCTGTTTCAGCGCTGATTCACGCAGCTACCATGGTAACAGCCGGAATTTATCTGGTGGTGCGCTCCAATGTGATTTATACTCTCGCCCCGGCAGCTTTGCATCTTGTGCTTGCCATAGGTGTGGCAACAGCCTTGTTTGCGGCCACCATCGGATTATTCCAGAATGATATCAAAAAAGTGCTGGCCTATTCTACGGTGAGCCAATTGGGCTATATGTTTGCCGCACTTGGAGTAGGAGCCTTTACGGCAGGCATGTTTCATCTGATGACTCATGCTTTTTTCAAGGCCCTGTTGTTTCTGGGGGCCGGCAGCGTGATTCATGCCTTACATCATGAGCAGGATATTCGTAATATGGGCGGGCTGCGTAAATACATGCCGGTTACCTTCATTACATTTCTGATTGCCACACTGGCTATTTCGGGTATTCCGCCCTTGTCGGGTTTTTTTTCAAAAGATGAGATTCTTGCGCACGTTTTTATGCACAACAAGGTGGCCTGGGCATTTCTGTTTGCCGGCTCCCTTCTGACGGCCTTCTATATGTTTCGTCTTGTTCTTCCTCACATTTACAGGAACGTTCCGGGGAACACCGGAACAAGAACACCATTTACATGA
- a CDS encoding hypothetical protein (possible pseudo, frameshifted): MITFPLIILAFLSAVGGFLGLPAILHAPHLLSEFLHPIYEGSEKIHAALGIEHGHLSHTTEWILIGVTVAAVLITIFVASRIYSSYEKEEEPTSFIKKLVYNKYYVDELYDLIIVKPVMRISDFFYSVFESVFIDGLSVALGKGALGAARLLRLLQTGSVGAYLFIMVIGILAMILTTYFIS; encoded by the coding sequence TTGATTACTTTTCCGCTTATTATATTGGCTTTTCTTTCAGCGGTAGGAGGCTTTTTAGGGCTTCCGGCTATACTGCATGCTCCCCACCTGTTAAGCGAGTTTTTACATCCCATATATGAAGGCAGCGAAAAGATACATGCTGCGCTGGGCATTGAACACGGGCATCTTTCTCATACCACTGAATGGATACTTATAGGGGTTACTGTGGCTGCAGTGCTGATTACCATTTTTGTAGCAAGCCGTATTTACTCTTCCTATGAAAAAGAAGAAGAGCCCACGTCATTTATCAAAAAGCTTGTTTACAACAAATACTATGTGGATGAATTGTATGATCTGATTATTGTGAAGCCGGTGATGAGAATTTCAGATTTCTTTTATTCTGTCTTTGAATCGGTTTTCATAGATGGGTTGAGCGTGGCGTTAGGTAAAGGAGCCCTCGGTGCAGCCAGATTACTCAGACTGCTGCAAACCGGTAGTGTGGGGGCTTATCTGTTTATTATGGTTATCGGAATTCTGGCGATGATATTAACCACCTACTTTATTTCCTGA
- a CDS encoding NADH-quinone oxidoreductase subunit M, giving the protein MITAILIFWPLASIPLLYLVRKEQVKTAALLSTLVELAFTLVMLGQFQLIPDAQFLMDYWWIESLGISFKVGIDGISLLMILLTNFLMPLVVISSMNRTQNHVRHYHAMILATQTAFVGVFAALDAFLFYIFWELALIPMYFISLFWGKERRIPVTFKFFLYTLAGSLVMLVAFIYLYFQTPAPHTFDIDAFKNLRLSATEQSLLFWGLFIGFAIKVPLFPVHGWLPDTHTEAPTQGTLLLAGVMLKMGIYGILRWVLPIVPEGVIAWKNWAIVMGIIGIIYASCIAIVQKDFKRLIAFSSIGHLGLTIAGMFALNIQGLQGSLLQAVNHGITSVGLFFVADIIYERMHTREIARLGGIVHKAPRMSVFFMIMLLGSIALPLTNGFVGELLLFLGLFQYSPVFTGVAGLGIILGAVYMLRSYQKVMLGETNTLTATFTDMLFSEKVVLGALAVAVFWIGIHPNPLLGFAEPSLQQILDHYHSLLTLK; this is encoded by the coding sequence ATGATAACTGCTATTTTGATTTTCTGGCCGCTGGCATCCATTCCATTGCTGTATCTGGTGAGAAAAGAGCAGGTCAAAACAGCGGCTTTACTATCTACTTTGGTGGAACTGGCTTTTACTCTGGTGATGCTTGGCCAGTTTCAGCTCATCCCCGATGCGCAATTTCTGATGGATTACTGGTGGATTGAATCTTTGGGAATCAGCTTTAAAGTGGGTATAGACGGCATCAGCCTGCTGATGATATTACTCACAAACTTTCTGATGCCTTTGGTAGTGATTTCAAGTATGAACCGTACCCAGAATCATGTGCGGCATTATCATGCTATGATATTAGCTACACAAACGGCTTTTGTAGGGGTATTTGCTGCCTTGGATGCATTTCTGTTTTATATATTCTGGGAGCTTGCACTTATCCCGATGTATTTCATCTCGCTATTTTGGGGCAAAGAGCGCAGAATACCGGTTACTTTTAAATTTTTTCTTTATACCCTTGCCGGCAGTCTGGTCATGCTGGTGGCATTTATCTATCTGTATTTTCAAACTCCTGCCCCCCATACTTTTGACATAGACGCCTTCAAAAACCTACGTCTTTCAGCTACCGAGCAAAGCCTGCTTTTCTGGGGCTTGTTTATCGGCTTTGCGATAAAAGTACCGCTATTTCCTGTGCATGGGTGGCTGCCGGATACACATACGGAAGCACCTACTCAGGGTACATTGCTTCTGGCGGGGGTCATGCTGAAAATGGGCATCTATGGTATTTTGCGGTGGGTGCTGCCTATTGTTCCTGAGGGAGTCATTGCATGGAAAAACTGGGCAATAGTCATGGGGATAATCGGTATTATATATGCCTCCTGCATTGCCATTGTACAGAAAGACTTTAAGCGCCTTATTGCTTTTTCCTCTATTGGACATCTGGGCTTGACCATTGCCGGTATGTTTGCGCTGAATATTCAGGGACTGCAGGGTAGCCTGCTGCAGGCAGTCAATCATGGTATCACTTCAGTGGGATTGTTCTTTGTTGCTGACATCATTTATGAACGGATGCATACACGGGAAATAGCCAGGCTGGGAGGCATAGTGCACAAAGCCCCCCGCATGTCAGTGTTTTTTATGATTATGCTGCTGGGAAGCATTGCACTTCCGCTCACCAATGGCTTTGTGGGTGAGTTGCTTCTCTTTTTAGGCCTTTTCCAGTATAGCCCTGTTTTCACAGGTGTAGCCGGACTGGGTATCATTCTGGGGGCGGTTTATATGTTGCGCTCCTACCAAAAAGTGATGCTTGGAGAAACCAATACCCTCACGGCTACCTTCACAGATATGCTGTTTTCGGAAAAAGTAGTTCTCGGTGCGCTGGCTGTAGCGGTTTTCTGGATTGGCATACATCCTAATCCGCTGCTGGGTTTTGCGGAACCTTCTCTGCAGCAGATTCTGGATCATTATCATTCATTACTGACTCTGAAATAG
- the nuoN gene encoding NADH-quinone oxidoreductase subunit N — translation MSVILVLSALGIATLISGVFHYRRALLPVTLFGVALAFVLNLGEWGGVVTFFADVIEPFNKGMLDFDAFAFSFSGLLLFATLLIISLSQFHIQEDLEHAGEFFAILLFTLLGGVVMVSYSNLVMLFIGIEILSISLYVLAGSRKYNVQSNEASVKYFLLGSFASGFLLLGIALIYGVTGSLSLEGISDYIGKHSGTLPFLGLLGIMMIIVGMAFKVSAVPFHSWAPDVYEGSPTVITAFMATVVKTAAVAAFLRLMLGSFAAVQGWWTTLLAVIAILTMTIGNVTALYQTNFKRLMAYSGISHAGYLLIGIVALTYQDSGISSSGAILYYTLGYAVASIAAFAVLLVLAGNTGDSSLHFFNGLAKRDPLLATGMTVCLLSLAGIPPLAGFFGKYYLFLLAIHKGLWVLAAFAILNSLIGIYYYFIIMINMFLKDPQESQPVVPSPIARAVVGVCVLLTIVAGLFPEGIINLLS, via the coding sequence ATGAGTGTAATCTTAGTTTTATCTGCTCTCGGAATAGCTACTCTTATCAGCGGGGTTTTCCATTATCGCAGGGCACTGCTACCGGTAACCCTGTTTGGAGTGGCCCTTGCTTTTGTGCTGAATCTGGGAGAATGGGGTGGGGTGGTAACCTTTTTTGCCGATGTTATTGAACCCTTTAATAAAGGGATGCTTGACTTTGATGCCTTTGCATTTTCTTTTTCCGGACTACTGCTGTTTGCAACCCTGCTGATCATTTCCCTGTCGCAATTTCATATTCAGGAAGATCTTGAACATGCCGGTGAATTTTTCGCTATCCTGCTGTTCACACTGTTGGGGGGTGTGGTGATGGTTTCATACTCCAACCTGGTAATGTTGTTTATCGGAATAGAAATTCTATCCATCTCACTGTACGTTCTTGCCGGTAGCCGGAAATATAATGTACAGTCTAATGAAGCTTCTGTAAAGTATTTTCTGCTGGGTTCTTTTGCCAGTGGATTTTTGTTGCTGGGTATTGCCCTGATATACGGTGTAACCGGTTCCCTCTCACTGGAGGGCATTTCGGATTACATAGGGAAGCACTCCGGCACACTGCCTTTTCTGGGTCTGCTGGGTATTATGATGATTATAGTAGGCATGGCCTTTAAGGTGTCGGCAGTACCGTTCCATTCATGGGCACCTGATGTGTATGAAGGCAGTCCGACAGTGATTACTGCCTTCATGGCAACAGTAGTAAAAACAGCTGCAGTGGCAGCTTTTTTACGTCTGATGTTGGGAAGCTTTGCTGCCGTGCAGGGCTGGTGGACGACCCTGCTGGCGGTGATCGCTATCCTTACGATGACAATCGGTAATGTCACAGCACTGTATCAAACCAACTTTAAACGCCTTATGGCTTATTCGGGTATCTCCCATGCCGGCTATCTGCTGATAGGTATTGTAGCGCTGACCTATCAGGATTCGGGTATCAGCTCTTCGGGAGCCATTTTGTACTACACGCTCGGTTATGCTGTAGCAAGCATAGCTGCCTTTGCTGTGTTGCTGGTTCTTGCTGGAAACACCGGTGACTCTTCTCTCCACTTCTTTAATGGTCTGGCTAAACGAGATCCGCTGTTGGCTACAGGTATGACGGTGTGTTTACTGTCGCTGGCCGGCATTCCGCCACTTGCTGGTTTTTTCGGTAAGTATTACCTGTTCCTTCTCGCAATTCATAAAGGATTATGGGTTCTGGCGGCTTTTGCTATTCTCAACTCGCTGATAGGTATTTACTACTACTTCATCATTATGATTAACATGTTTCTTAAAGATCCGCAGGAGAGTCAGCCTGTTGTGCCTTCTCCCATTGCCAGAGCGGTAGTTGGTGTATGTGTGTTGCTGACCATTGTTGCCGGTCTTTTTCCCGAAGGCATTATTAATCTGCTTTCCTAG
- a CDS encoding MBL fold hydrolase: MKVSVKFLGGAGTVTGSKYLISAGSFSFLIDCGLFQGLKEYRLRNWHTLPVDIRSIQAVILTHAHIDHIGYLPRLVKDGFNGPVYCTRATADLAEIMLPDSARLQEEEAAFAKKEGYSRHAEPQPLYTEEDAYRTLPLLQPYRYQQRFAIHDNVEVVFSDAGHLLGSAIIEIFIRGNKQHKKLVFSGDLGRYNQEILYDPTAITHTDILFVESTYANRENDVSNLDATLAKIINQTFSEGGLVLVPAFAVGRTQAFLYHLRQLMQKREIPEVPVYIDSPLAISASALYARHTDCHKMHFDVNTLKQLIETRDVVFCRTKEQSKQLNNLKSHAIIISASGMMTGGRILHHLYNRLPRQQDTLLIIGYQAEGTRGRRLLDGEKSIRIFGQEVPVRCRLEYISGLSGHADRSELLRWLSHFRNKPKYTFTIHGEPDSLQALASELRNQFKWKVIIPHYLENVPLFDAI; encoded by the coding sequence ATGAAAGTATCGGTAAAGTTTCTTGGTGGTGCCGGCACAGTCACAGGCTCCAAATACCTGATTTCTGCAGGCTCCTTCTCCTTTCTGATTGATTGTGGCTTGTTTCAGGGGCTCAAGGAATACCGACTGCGCAACTGGCACACCCTGCCCGTAGATATCCGCTCCATACAGGCCGTTATACTCACACATGCCCATATCGACCACATAGGATACCTGCCCCGCTTGGTAAAAGACGGCTTTAACGGACCGGTTTATTGCACACGTGCTACCGCTGATCTGGCTGAAATCATGCTTCCCGATTCGGCCCGCCTGCAGGAAGAAGAGGCAGCCTTCGCCAAAAAAGAGGGCTATTCGCGCCATGCCGAGCCCCAGCCTCTCTACACCGAAGAAGATGCCTACCGTACACTGCCTCTGCTACAGCCGTACCGCTATCAACAACGCTTTGCCATACATGACAACGTGGAGGTGGTTTTTTCCGATGCCGGTCATCTGCTGGGATCGGCTATTATTGAAATTTTTATCCGCGGAAACAAGCAGCATAAAAAACTTGTCTTTTCGGGCGACCTCGGACGCTACAATCAGGAAATTCTTTACGATCCCACTGCCATCACACATACCGATATCCTCTTCGTAGAATCCACCTATGCTAATCGTGAAAATGATGTATCCAATCTGGACGCTACGCTTGCAAAAATCATCAATCAAACCTTTTCAGAAGGAGGACTGGTACTGGTGCCGGCTTTTGCGGTAGGCCGTACTCAGGCCTTTCTGTATCATCTCCGCCAACTCATGCAAAAGCGGGAAATACCTGAAGTGCCGGTTTACATTGACAGCCCTTTGGCTATTTCAGCATCTGCACTTTATGCCCGACATACGGATTGCCATAAAATGCACTTTGACGTAAATACCCTGAAGCAACTGATTGAAACGCGGGATGTGGTTTTCTGCAGAACAAAAGAACAGTCCAAACAGCTTAATAATCTGAAAAGCCATGCCATCATCATTTCAGCCAGCGGTATGATGACCGGGGGACGCATTCTGCATCATTTATATAATCGTCTTCCCCGACAACAGGATACACTTCTGATTATTGGTTACCAGGCTGAAGGCACAAGGGGACGCAGATTGCTGGACGGAGAAAAATCTATCCGGATTTTCGGGCAGGAAGTACCTGTTCGTTGCCGGTTAGAGTATATTTCCGGGTTATCCGGTCATGCCGACCGCAGCGAGCTGCTACGCTGGCTTTCTCACTTCAGGAATAAACCCAAATATACTTTTACCATTCATGGTGAGCCTGATAGTTTGCAGGCATTAGCCTCCGAATTAAGAAATCAATTTAAATGGAAGGTAATCATCCCACACTACCTTGAGAATGTACCCCTTTTTGACGCTATTTGA
- a CDS encoding B12-binding domain-containing radical SAM protein, with the protein MPINTAPFKTLRVMLINPPVLAVLEPWYDTPNFGRVGLAYLAGYLRQYPGYEIRIVDAKLERLNFKQVLQLVRQWQPHVVGLTAFTNEIKPAAYQAGLIKQEIPHVITVIGGVHLTALPQRTLEEFPSFDIGVVGEGEVTFYELCQALKENKSLDSVAGLVYRNVSGIRMTPPRPRIADQDSIPFPAWDLLPPASEYYVQSQRGCPFNCNFCMNPNGRVARIRSVDNVIEELNLIIERYHPRRISFGDELFSVDMERTHRLLDAMIAHNIGKRVAWDAQTHVRYVDEALFMKMKKAGVSRIELGIETGDEAALKSMGKGTTLDMIMKAYSAARKAKVPIGSFFLFGQPNETPRTIRKTIALAVKINPQLPMFGLMTPYPGTEVSKLAARGEAGYRLLTTDWDEYNKQIGGAMEFAHLSRWQIEWYQILAYISVFIANGRWFDFLKFLMEYRKGAFSVLRKMLSGKSLTGLLHRPPDYEEVINSSQPTTFDDLVHARMSWHETQKREMLQAKKTMEARAGALRQ; encoded by the coding sequence TTGCCTATTAATACGGCACCGTTCAAGACGCTGCGGGTCATGCTCATAAACCCTCCGGTGCTGGCCGTGCTGGAGCCGTGGTATGACACCCCGAATTTTGGGCGCGTTGGCCTGGCCTACCTTGCCGGTTATCTGCGACAATATCCCGGCTATGAAATCAGAATTGTGGATGCAAAGTTGGAACGGCTGAATTTTAAACAGGTGTTACAGCTTGTGCGGCAATGGCAGCCACACGTGGTTGGGTTGACGGCTTTCACCAACGAAATTAAACCCGCTGCATATCAGGCAGGCCTCATCAAGCAAGAAATACCCCATGTGATTACCGTTATAGGTGGAGTACATCTCACTGCCTTGCCCCAACGCACCCTGGAAGAGTTTCCCTCTTTTGATATCGGCGTGGTCGGAGAGGGAGAAGTGACTTTTTATGAGCTTTGTCAGGCTCTCAAAGAAAACAAAAGCCTGGATTCCGTTGCCGGCCTTGTCTACAGAAATGTGTCCGGCATTCGCATGACCCCACCCCGTCCTCGCATTGCCGACCAGGATTCCATTCCTTTCCCCGCCTGGGATCTGCTGCCTCCGGCCAGCGAATATTATGTGCAATCGCAAAGAGGCTGCCCTTTCAACTGCAATTTCTGCATGAATCCCAATGGACGGGTTGCACGAATCCGAAGCGTAGATAATGTAATAGAAGAACTCAATCTGATCATTGAGCGCTATCACCCCAGAAGAATCAGCTTCGGAGATGAACTGTTCAGCGTGGATATGGAACGTACGCACCGTCTTTTAGACGCCATGATTGCGCATAATATCGGTAAGCGTGTGGCCTGGGATGCGCAAACCCATGTACGCTATGTGGATGAAGCCCTTTTTATGAAAATGAAAAAGGCAGGAGTATCGCGTATAGAGTTGGGCATTGAAACCGGAGATGAAGCGGCTCTGAAATCCATGGGTAAAGGCACTACCCTGGATATGATTATGAAGGCTTACTCTGCTGCCCGGAAAGCAAAGGTTCCCATCGGTTCATTTTTTCTCTTCGGCCAGCCCAACGAAACACCCCGCACTATCAGAAAAACAATCGCTCTGGCAGTCAAAATCAATCCCCAGCTACCCATGTTTGGCTTGATGACACCCTATCCGGGAACCGAAGTATCAAAACTTGCTGCCCGTGGTGAAGCAGGTTATCGCCTGCTAACTACTGACTGGGATGAGTACAACAAACAAATCGGAGGCGCCATGGAATTTGCCCATCTATCCCGATGGCAGATTGAATGGTATCAGATATTAGCCTACATCAGCGTGTTCATTGCCAACGGCAGGTGGTTTGATTTTCTAAAATTCCTCATGGAATACCGCAAAGGCGCCTTTTCCGTATTGCGTAAAATGTTAAGCGGAAAATCATTAACCGGCCTGTTGCACAGACCCCCTGACTATGAGGAAGTCATTAATTCCAGTCAACCTACTACCTTTGATGACCTTGTACACGCCCGCATGAGCTGGCATGAAACACAAAAAAGAGAAATGCTGCAGGCAAAGAAAACAATGGAAGCCAGAGCTGGTGCATTAAGACAATGA
- a CDS encoding acetoacetate metabolism regulatory protein AtoC encodes MSPINHALKIFIVEDDDWYSKMLAYTLGLNPNDTVAHFKNGKEFLKQLDENPDVVTLDFRLPDVEGAELLRKIKSFNPEIDVIIISGQESIETAVSLLKDGAYDYIVKQKDIRERLLNTIRNLRNKKALKEELSELKKEVTQKYQFQNSLVGNSPAFSCIFPLIEKAAATNITVTLTGETGTGKEMVARAIHFNSARRNARFVAVNVAAIPDELIESELFGHEKGAFTGAVTQRIGKFEESHKGTLFLDEIAEMHPSMQAKLLRVLQEKEVVRLGSNTVIKVDCRIIVATHRNLLEEVKKGRFREDLYYRLYGLTIHLPPLRQRDNDIILLARHFLQSFCRENKMELKTISPEAQMKLKSYSYPGNVRELKSIIELAAVMSDGKDIKSEHILFGDNDSPEYLYDHNQELTLREYTDRIIKLYLKKYHNNIKLVAQKLDIGQSTIYRLLKNEKERSES; translated from the coding sequence AAAGAATTTTTAAAACAGCTGGATGAAAACCCAGACGTAGTGACACTGGATTTTCGCCTGCCAGACGTGGAAGGTGCCGAATTGCTCCGCAAGATAAAAAGCTTCAACCCCGAAATTGATGTCATCATCATTTCCGGTCAGGAAAGTATTGAAACCGCTGTGAGCCTTCTTAAAGACGGAGCTTATGATTATATCGTCAAACAAAAAGATATCCGTGAACGTTTGCTTAACACTATCCGCAACCTGAGAAATAAAAAAGCGCTCAAAGAGGAACTATCAGAGCTTAAAAAAGAAGTTACCCAAAAATATCAGTTTCAGAACTCGCTGGTGGGCAACAGTCCGGCTTTCAGCTGTATTTTCCCTTTGATTGAAAAAGCAGCTGCAACGAATATCACCGTTACCCTCACCGGTGAAACCGGCACGGGTAAAGAAATGGTGGCCCGTGCTATTCATTTCAACTCGGCCCGCAGAAATGCCAGGTTTGTGGCCGTAAATGTAGCCGCTATTCCGGATGAATTGATTGAAAGCGAATTGTTTGGACATGAAAAGGGCGCCTTCACGGGAGCCGTAACTCAGCGCATCGGAAAATTTGAAGAGTCCCATAAAGGCACCCTCTTTCTGGATGAAATAGCTGAAATGCATCCTTCCATGCAGGCGAAGCTTCTGCGTGTTCTTCAGGAAAAAGAAGTCGTTCGTCTGGGCAGCAATACTGTCATTAAAGTGGATTGCAGAATCATCGTAGCCACTCACCGCAACCTTCTGGAGGAAGTCAAAAAAGGACGTTTCCGCGAAGACCTTTACTATCGTCTGTATGGACTAACCATTCATCTGCCTCCGCTGCGTCAAAGAGACAATGATATCATTCTGCTGGCACGCCATTTTCTGCAGAGCTTTTGCCGCGAAAATAAAATGGAATTGAAAACGATTTCTCCTGAGGCTCAGATGAAGCTGAAATCCTATTCCTATCCCGGCAACGTAAGGGAGCTGAAGTCAATCATTGAGCTGGCCGCAGTGATGTCAGACGGAAAAGACATAAAATCTGAGCATATTCTGTTTGGCGACAACGATTCACCGGAATATCTCTATGACCATAATCAGGAACTCACACTTCGCGAATACACAGATCGTATTATTAAGCTTTACCTAAAGAAGTACCACAACAACATTAAACTTGTTGCCCAGAAACTGGACATTGGACAGTCAACCATTTACCGCCTGCTGAAAAACGAAAAAGAACGCTCAGAGAGCTGA